The nucleotide window TACTTTTTCTTTTTATCTTTATAATCGGTTATTGCCAAGAGATTAAAATTGGTTTAGCCCTTTCTGGTGGTGCGGCGTTAGGTTTGGCACATATTGGTGTTTTAAAAGTATTAGAAAGAGAAGGAATTCCTATTTCTTTTATTACTGGTAATAGTATGGGTTCTTTGGTTGGTGGTGTGTACGCTTGCGGCTATTCTGCTTTCCAAATTGAAAGCATTGCTTTAAGTGTCAATTGGCAGGAATTATTTTCTAATGTTCTTCCTTTTGGTAGCCAATATTTACCCGAAAGGCAATTAAGAAATAGATATTTTTTAAATCTTAACCATAAAAATTTCATTCCCTATTTACC belongs to candidate division WOR-3 bacterium and includes:
- a CDS encoding patatin-like phospholipase family protein; the encoded protein is MRNKFLLLFLFIFIIGYCQEIKIGLALSGGAALGLAHIGVLKVLEREGIPISFITGNSMGSLVGGVYACGYSAFQIESIALSVNWQELFSNVLPFGSQYLPERQLRNRYFLNLNHKNFIPYLP